TCAATATTTCAGTTAGAAAAGGACCTAATGCTCCTTTTGGTACCAAAGTGGAAATAAAAAACATGAATTCATTTTCTGCAATTCAAAAGGCTTGTGATTATGAAATAGCCAGACAAATAGAAGTTTATGAAAATGGAGGGAAAATTGTTCAAGAAACAAGGTTATGGGATGAAGCTAAGCAATTAACGAAAAGTATGAGATTAAAAGAAGGTAGCAGTGACTATAGATATTTTCCTGATCCTGACTTAGGTCCAATTGAAATAACAAAAGCCCAACAAGAAATATGGTTTAAAGAACTACCAGAATTACCTTCAAAAAAAAGAAATAAATACGTAAGTCAATTTGGGTTGTCTGCATATGATGCAAGGGTAATTTCTGATGAAATAACCATGGCAAACTTTTTTGAAGAAACAGTAGCAAATGGTGCTGAGGCCAAACTAGCTTCAAATTGGGTAACAAGTGATATTGTGGGCTATTTAAAATCAAACAAACTAAGTTTTAGTCAATTAAAGCTTAGTCCTGAAAATCTTGCTGAAATGATAAACATGATTTCAAAAAATATTATAAGTGGAAAAATTGCAAAAGAAATTTTACCTGAACTTATTCAAAAAAATATTCCTCCGAAAAAATTAGTCGAAGAAAAAGGGTTGGCAATGATATCTGATTCTTCAAGTATTTTACCAATAATTGATGAACTGATAAATGAACATCCAAATGAAGTTCAAGCATTTAAAAATGGCAAAACTAAGTTACTTGGTTTTTTTGTTGGTCAACTTATGAAAAGAACAAAAGGTAAAGCTGACCCGAAACTTGCAAATAAACTTCTTATGGAAAAATTGAATAGCTAAAGTTTAAAGAAGCTCTTTTATCGTATTGATCCATTTATTTTCATCATCTGAATTATCTAAAATAATATCTGAAAATTTTCTTTTTTCTTCAAAACTTAATTGACAATTTATCAATTCATATGCCTCTTTTTCGCTAATTTTATCTCTTGTGGTAAGTCTTTTTTTTTGTAGTTCTTTAGGACATTTAACTAACCATATTTCAGTGCAAATATCTTCAAATTTTGCTTCAAATAATAATGGAATAACCAATATTATAGTTTGATTATTTCTGTATTGACTGCATTCTTCTATCATTCTTTCTTTAATTAAGGGGTGAAGCAGTTTTTCAATCCATTCCTTGCTTGCTGAATGTTTAAAAATAATGTTCCTTAAAAGTTTTCTGTTTATTTCCCTTTCTGAATTGCTTTTATTATCAATAATTTTATTTCCAAAATAATTTAAAATTTTCTTATATCCATATGTATTTGGTTTGATTAATTCTCTTGAAAAATGATCTGCATCTAATATTGGTAGGTTTTTATTTTTTCTAATGTAATTAGTTATGGTTGTCTTCCCACTTGCAATACCTCCTGTTAAACCAATTCTTCTTTGGTTGTTTTTTAATTTTTGAAGAATATCCATATAATTAATAATAATCTAATTACTTAGTTTCTTTAGTATTAAAGAGTAGTTAGTATGAATTAAAATACCAAAAAGTTTGAGCCAGTTAGATTCCAATTGGTCGTTTGTTGATGACAGTAAGGTAACACCTAAGGGGTTTCTTTTTGCTGGGATATCTGCTGGTTTAAAAGCTTCTAATAAAAAAGATTTAGCACTAATCCTCGCTCCAGAAGGAAGTATTTTTAGTGGGATGTTTACTCAATCAGTAGTCCGCGCTTCTTGTGTGGATATTTGTGAGGAAAGGATTAAAACAACTTCAGGTTTTGTAAGAGCAATACTAATTAATTCTGGTCAAGCAAATGCCTGTACAGGAAGTCTTGGCATTCAACATTTTCAAATTGCTACAGGAAAGATTGCGGAACTTTTAGGAATAAAAGAAGAAGAAGTTTTAATGTGCTCAACTGGTGTAATTGGTGTTCCAATACAAATAAATGATTTAGTAAAAAATCTACCGAATTTAGTTAGTGATTTAAAGGATAATAATTTTGAAAATGCAGCAGAAGCAATTTTGACTACTGATTTGACTTTGAAAAAAGTGTCAATAGAGACGATTATTCAAGGTAGAAAAATAAAAATAGCAGGATTTGCAAAAGGTTCAGGAATGATTTATCCCAATATGGCTACAATGCTTGCTTTTCTAACCTGTGACGCGGGTATTGAAAAAGAAGAATGGGATAATATGATTGCTATTGCTGTTAAAAAATCTTTTAATGCAATATCAGTTGATGGAGAGACAAGCACAAACGATTCTTTTGTTGGAATAAATTCAGGAGAGAAAATTGACAAAAGATTTTTTCCAATAATCCAAAAAGGGATTGATATTGTGTGTCAAAATTTGGCAAAAAATATTGCAAGGGATGGAGAGGGAGCAAATTGCTTATTAGAAGTTTTAGTTCAAGGGGCAAAAAATACTGATGATGCAATTATGGTTGCTAAATCTATTTGTAATTCCGCATTGGTAAAAACTGCGATCCATGGCTGTGATCCTAATTGGGGAAGAATCATTTCCGCTGCAGGTAATGCTGGAGTTAAATTCAACTTAAATTACGTTGATTTGTATATAGGTAATTATCAGATTTTGGAAAAGGGAAAGTTAAATAAATTTGATCCACAAAAAGTCACAGATTACATTGAATCCAGAATGAAAGGTAGATATTTAGTTGATGATATTGTAAAAATTATGATTAACCTCAATTCTGGCGAATCGGAAGGTGCAGCTTGGGGATGCGATCTTTCTAAAAAGTATGTTGAAATAAATAGTGAATATACTACTTAAGCCTTAGTAAATCCATTGGTATATATTCATTTATACAAAGAAACAGTATTGTTAAAGTTCCAATTACAGAACCTATCAAACCTCCAAAAAAATTAACTAATAATCTAGATTGTGGAATTTTTGTTTCTTCACTTTTTTCTTCTTCAAAATCAGAAGAATCAACTACTTTTAAGCGCTGATTGGTTGTTGGTTGTTTAAGTTGTTGGTGTCGGATGAGGGCTTCGAAATCAGGCATGGAATTTGTGAGGCAATTGAACAATAAGCAGACCAGCCCGTCATTCGACGAGGATCTGATCTACCTAAATCGTCTACAGCTTCAAATACAGCATTACCCGCGGCTTCTGCTTTATCAAAAGCTGAAAGTAAGGGTATAAATGTATCAAATACATATAAACCAAAATTTTCTAGAGCTGCTTTGGCTTGTTGCGCTGCTTTTTGCTGTCTAAAATCAACTTTTACTATCACTACAGCATGGTTTACTTTTAAGTTGCTTAATAAATTAGCTAGTTCAACAGTTAATTCTACTGATCTCGCTTTTGCAGTTGTAGGTAAGATAACTAAATCTGAACCATATGCTAAGTGTTTAAGTTCTTCTTGATCACTGCTAGCCTGTCCATCAGTTATTACGATTTCTGATGATCTTGATGCTTTAGCAGCTGAACTGACTGGGAAAACTGGAAATGGAAGATTGCCTCTTGATGAGTAA
This sequence is a window from Prochlorococcus marinus XMU1419. Protein-coding genes within it:
- the gatB gene encoding Asp-tRNA(Asn)/Glu-tRNA(Gln) amidotransferase subunit GatB, which gives rise to MNNLDSWEAVIGLETHVQLNTKSKIFTSASTAFGDAPNTHIDPVVCGLPGTLPVLNETVLEYAVKTSLALNLNVAEHCKFDRKQYFYPDLPKNYQISQFDEPLAENGWLEVEIIENDKDPYIKKIGIERLHMEEDAGKLVHSGSDRLAGSKYSLVDYNRAGIALCEIVSKPDIRSGKEASEYASEIRRTVRYLGVSDGNMQEGSLRCDVNISVRKGPNAPFGTKVEIKNMNSFSAIQKACDYEIARQIEVYENGGKIVQETRLWDEAKQLTKSMRLKEGSSDYRYFPDPDLGPIEITKAQQEIWFKELPELPSKKRNKYVSQFGLSAYDARVISDEITMANFFEETVANGAEAKLASNWVTSDIVGYLKSNKLSFSQLKLSPENLAEMINMISKNIISGKIAKEILPELIQKNIPPKKLVEEKGLAMISDSSSILPIIDELINEHPNEVQAFKNGKTKLLGFFVGQLMKRTKGKADPKLANKLLMEKLNS
- the coaE gene encoding dephospho-CoA kinase (Dephospho-CoA kinase (CoaE) performs the final step in coenzyme A biosynthesis.) translates to MDILQKLKNNQRRIGLTGGIASGKTTITNYIRKNKNLPILDADHFSRELIKPNTYGYKKILNYFGNKIIDNKSNSEREINRKLLRNIIFKHSASKEWIEKLLHPLIKERMIEECSQYRNNQTIILVIPLLFEAKFEDICTEIWLVKCPKELQKKRLTTRDKISEKEAYELINCQLSFEEKRKFSDIILDNSDDENKWINTIKELL
- a CDS encoding AAA family ATPase — protein: MFITVCGQKGGVAKTCTSIHLASVWHSEGKKVCIVDADKNRSALAYSSRGNLPFPVFPVSSAAKASRSSEIVITDGQASSDQEELKHLAYGSDLVILPTTAKARSVELTVELANLLSNLKVNHAVVIVKVDFRQQKAAQQAKAALENFGLYVFDTFIPLLSAFDKAEAAGNAVFEAVDDLGRSDPRRMTGWSAYCSIASQIPCLISKPSSDTNNLNNQQPISA
- the argJ gene encoding bifunctional glutamate N-acetyltransferase/amino-acid acetyltransferase ArgJ — its product is MSQLDSNWSFVDDSKVTPKGFLFAGISAGLKASNKKDLALILAPEGSIFSGMFTQSVVRASCVDICEERIKTTSGFVRAILINSGQANACTGSLGIQHFQIATGKIAELLGIKEEEVLMCSTGVIGVPIQINDLVKNLPNLVSDLKDNNFENAAEAILTTDLTLKKVSIETIIQGRKIKIAGFAKGSGMIYPNMATMLAFLTCDAGIEKEEWDNMIAIAVKKSFNAISVDGETSTNDSFVGINSGEKIDKRFFPIIQKGIDIVCQNLAKNIARDGEGANCLLEVLVQGAKNTDDAIMVAKSICNSALVKTAIHGCDPNWGRIISAAGNAGVKFNLNYVDLYIGNYQILEKGKLNKFDPQKVTDYIESRMKGRYLVDDIVKIMINLNSGESEGAAWGCDLSKKYVEINSEYTT